Below is a window of Micromonas commoda chromosome 14, complete sequence DNA.
agggtggCGCCGGTCATCGGGCCCCAGACCTGCGACGGGTTGGTCACCGCCGTCTTGGCCCCCACGAGCGCGCACTGGAACCCCACGCCGATGGATTCCGGGAACGGCGTCGGGTCCCTCAGTCGGTGGCGCTTGAACGGGTCCTTCGTTTCGTCGCCCTTACCGAagaacgcgcgaggcgcgatcGGTGTTGTTGTTAAACGTCCCGGCGTTCCCGGCCCACGAcgggtggcgccgccggggccgagagccgcggctcgggcatcgcgcgggaggccgcgccggcgcgcaacgcccgcccgtcgcgatccgaggacggcggcgtccgcgaccgacggggcgaggagcgccatCCGGCGCCGTGAGCTGTGCTGACGAGGACGGgtgccgaacgcgtcgcgggttcTTTGGATCGGCTCATCAGATTTTTGGTTAACCGCAAACGAGCCCAATTTCTTACTGTTTGCATGTGCAAGTTTTCCGGGGCGCGTCGCACATGCAAACAGTCAGGATTTGCGCCCAGCCAGAGAAGCCCGGAAAAAGATTGAGGTGTTACACAATCTTCTCCCCTCGCTTGTCGTCGGCTCCCTCACACAGCCGGGGCAACCGCGCATCGTTCCACCGCCCGttcacccgccgcgcgcagagGCGCGTGCACCGAGCGTcgactcgcgcgccccgttcGAGTCGTGCGTAAGGCCCGTCGAGTCGCGCCaagggcgagctcgccgagacCGGGTCGTCTAACTTTTACACGGAGAAGAGTGCAAATCCGATGggggtcgcgtcgcgagggcaCGGAGAGCAAGCGCCGCTGCTCgccaaccgcggcggcgacgcgtccgcttCCGCTTCCGACAGCgagacgccgcggggtgggGGCAGGTCGTCcaggagcggcggcggcggcggcggcggcgcgaccgcggtgtGCTTCTCGGTGTCCATGATATTCGCCGGGTTCATCGTGCTCATCGTCGGGGCCTACTCCAGCTCGATATACGGGTTCAtcaccggcgcgttcgtcgacggcgtgaccgcgggggcgacgtaCCATCCGTCAACCGAGCAGGTGACCATACAGGACAGGGCGGCGGTCGTGGCGGTCACGATGGCGGGCGGCTCCGAGGATTACGAGGATCTCGACGACCTGTCGCACTCGCCCAAGACGCCGCTCGACGCTCAGATGGAGGGCGAGGGCTTCTCCAAAGGCTACCGCGAGCACTACCACCTGCAGGACAAGGACCACCAGCAGTACACCGGGAGCGCCACGCCGTGGAAGGAAGACACCggcggagcgggcgcggAGTAGAGAAacggccgaggaggcgcgtgTTTGCCCTGTAAAAGTGCATGTTTTTTGTTTtaaagtcgtcgtcgtcaatcgCTCGGCTTGATCACCACGGACAGGTGACCGAACGACACGGCCCCCGGGCTGGACCCGACGAACACCGCGGGCTTCCCGCCGTACTCATCGCAcacctccgccaccgcgcgttcggcgtcgtcggtatCGGCGGTCAGCGCGcacacgacgccgccgctgccgccgcccgtgatCTTCGCGCCGAAGACACCGCGATCTCTCCCGCGCTCTTCCAACAGACGCACCAACTTGTCCGTGGCGTCGGAACCCAAACCGCACGCCCCGTACGATTCGTGCGACTGATACATGTAGTTACCCACCTGCGTCGCCACGAGTTCGgagatggcgtcgtcgtcggccacctcggcgagccaGTCGCGAATTAATGTAACTCGTCTGTGTTCCATCACCGGGTGCGACCCGCAGACGGCCACGTCGTAGGtgacgcgttcgtcgatggacgtgacgtcgtcgccgtgcccctCAGGGTACATCACGAGGAAGTTCTCCCCGCTGAGACGCTTAGGCAGCGCCCCGTTGAGCGACATCACCTCCAACCACCGGGGGTCCACCGAGGTGGCGAGGTGATCGATTCCCTTCTCCGGCCACGTCTGCTTCAAGTGTTCCCTGAACATAAACGCCGCGCACCTAACCCTGCCGTAATCGCTCTCCCCGTCGTTGCTGTGCCTCACGCCGCTGTCGATGCCCCACAACTTGCACCCGCGAGGTATCCGGACGTGCCCGAGCACCGCGTTGTTCGAAcagaggagcgcgagcaggcGCGATTCTCGGCCCAGCGAAGCCGTCATCTGGTCCATGATCCCGCatggcgcgcccgcgacggcgttctcgcacagctggcagagcgccgcgagctccgcgccgccctcgtcgccgtcgaagggAACGTTCgcaaggacggcgagcgcgcgcatggACGCCacctcgcacgcggcggacgacgacacgcCCTTCCCCTCGGGCACCGCCGAACGCACGAACATCGAGACGCTTTGCCCCTGAAAcctcgcgcccttctccttggccagcacgagcgcggtcccggcgacgtacgccgcCCACCGTGTCTTTGGATCCCTCGCGAAccactcgcgcgcggcgtcgtaggTCAGCGACAGTaagtcgtccatcgcgcacGTGAACGTCTCGGCGCGATCGTTCGCGTCGGTGCTCGACCCGGGGAGGATCGGGGAGACGACGGTGAGggtcgcgcgcccgcgcggggcagCGCGGgtctgcgccgcgacgtggcacgcctccgcgatgggCATCTGCAGCACGAGCGAGCCGGAGTAGTCCGCGATGCCGCCCATGAAGTCCAgccgcccgggcgcgcgggtcaccgtcgcggggaGCGCAAAgtcgaacgcgctcgcggtggttTTGGAGATCTCGTCGCTCCCGCCATCTTCGGCTctcgcgcgaagctcgcggatgAACTCCGCGGTGTCATCGCGGAGCGgggactccgacgacgcggatgcatcgtcgacgatccgcgcgcctcgaagATCGGTCggggacgccatcgacgtgAGGTCTACGCGTCTGCTATGCGATCAACAACACTGCCAGCGGGTTCCGCCCTCTAAAACTAAACTTACAAAAAGAGTCGAGTCCGGCGCCGGTACGTCTACCGCCCCACCGGCGCGGTTCTCGTCCCCTGCGGCGGCTTGTACACGTACGGatcgtcgtccaccacccGCCTGTTGTTGTACTTCACGTCGTaccactcggcggcggcgcttccCAGCAGGCAGGTCAGCGTCAAGGCCTGGGCGTATATGCGGCTGTGAATCACCTTCACGGACGGCGAGAGGCTCGTCTGCGTGGCGTTGTACGCCATGGACGCGCCCATGCCGGTGAGCCACACCCCGCCGATGGCCCGCAGCTTGTGCTCGCGGCACCactccgcgatcgcgcccagCATCCCGGTCCCTCCAccctcgggcgcgccgaTCTGTGCGGCGACACCCGGTCACGTGTCATCACGTCCGCTCTTGCTTCCGGACTCGCGAAATCACACGCGCTACACTGAGAATACATCACAACTCTATGCAGCCCTCGCAACCCCGCCGTGAGTAGTGCGACGCATTCCCTCTCACGCCCTCCGCGCATccccgtcccgtccccgcccgtcccCACCACCCCCACCACCCACCCGTTCATCCCAcatcctcgcgagcgccccgggGTGCGACGCGATCCACGAcaagatcgccgcgtccaccgcgcacgcgacgtTGACGTAGAGCAGCTGTGAATAAAAAaccacgtcgtcgtcagtcTAATTGACCATACAAAGATAGGAaaagattaaaataaactcacctgcTTTGACACGGGGACAAACGCGAAGTTCGCCGTCTGCACGGGGGCCCAGAACGCggtgtcgacgacgagcccggaGAGGAAATCCGACCCGACGGAGGCTCTGGCGCGGCTGAGGGCGGCGCGTAAGGTCCCGCCGGTCCTTTCGCGTCCCCCCGCCTTAAGAGTACCCTTCGCCTCTTCCCCGCGCGTCTTCTCGCCCCTTTTCTCGGCTCTTCctttcgacggcgacggtttcctccctcctcctcctcctctcgcggcgtcgtcgtccggggagGCGCCTCGGGGGAAGGACCAGAACCCGCTCCACCCGAGGAAAcacgcgaggtgcgcggggCCGAACACGCACAGGTCGAAGgcgagcttcgccgcgaccatcgcggcgcccccgtaTGGGATGAACCTTTCGCAGAAAACGACCA
It encodes the following:
- a CDS encoding predicted protein, which translates into the protein MGVASRGHGEQAPLLANRGGDASASASDSETPRGGGRSSRSGGGGGGGATAVCFSVSMIFAGFIVLIVGAYSSSIYGFITGAFVDGVTAGATYHPSTEQVTIQDRAAVVAVTMAGGSEDYEDLDDLSHSPKTPLDAQMEGEGFSKGYREHYHLQDKDHQQYTGSATPWKEDTGGAGAE
- a CDS encoding predicted protein → MFVRSAVPEGKGVSSSAACEVASMRALAVLANVPFDGDEGGAELAALCQLCENAVAGAPCGIMDQMTASLGRESRLLALLCSNNAVLGHVRIPRGCKLWGIDSGVRHSNDGESDYGRVRCAAFMFREHLKQTWPEKGIDHLATSVDPRWLEVMSLNGALPKRLSGENFLVMYPEGHGDDVTSIDERVTYDVAVCGSHPVMEHRRVTLIRDWLAEVADDDAISELVATQVGNYMYQSHESYGACGLGSDATDKLVRLLEERGRDRGVFGAKITGGGSGGVVCALTADTDDAERAVAEVCDEYGGKPAVFVGSSPGAVSFGHLSVVIKPSD
- a CDS encoding predicted protein; this encodes MLGAIAEWCREHKLRAIGGVWLTGMGASMAYNATQTSLSPSVKVIHSRIYAQALTLTCLLGSAAAEWYDVKYNNRRVVDDDPYVYKPPQGTRTAPVGR